The Populus trichocarpa isolate Nisqually-1 chromosome 2, P.trichocarpa_v4.1, whole genome shotgun sequence genome has a window encoding:
- the LOC7453965 gene encoding 3-phosphoshikimate 1-carboxyvinyltransferase 2 — MAQVSKISNGAQNTYTTIHLLKPQIPKSLSSISFRSQLIKGSSFGLKQCKKMGSCKLKVEPLKVLASIATAEKPSTVPEIVLQPIKDISGTVTLPGSKSLSNRILLLAALSEGTTVVDNLLNSDDVHYMLGALRTLGLHVEDNKKLKQAIVEGCGGQFPVGKEANVDVELFLGNAGTAMRPLTAAVTAAGGNSSYILDGVPRMRERPIGDLVIGLQQLGADVSCSPTNCPPVRINANGGLPGGKVKLSGSISSQYLTALLMAAPLALGDVEIEIVDKLISVPYVEMTLKLMERYGVFVEHSDNWDRFFVRGGQKYKSPKNSFVEGDASSASYFLAGAAITGGTITVEGCGMDSLQGDVKFAEVLEKMGAKVTWTKNSVTVTGPPRDSSGQKHLRAVDVNMNKMPDVAMTLAVVALFADGPTAIRDVASWRVKETERMIAICTELRKLGATVEEGPDYCVITPPEKLNVTEIDTYDDHRMAMAFSLAACGEVQVTIKDPGCTRKTFPDYFEVLERYTKH; from the exons ATGGCTCAAGTGAGCAAAATCAGCAATGGAGCACAAAACACCTACACAACAATCCATCTTTTAAAACCCCAAATACCCAAATCTTTGTCTTCAATTTCATTTAGATCACAGCTCATTAAAGGGTCTTCTTTTGGTTTGAAGCAATGTAAAAAAATGGGTAGTTGCAAGCTAAAGGTTGAACCTTTGAAGGTTTTAGCTTCAATTGCTACAGCAGAGAAGCCATCAACTGTACCTGAGATCGTTTTGCAACCCATCAAAGATATTTCTGGTACTGTTACTTTACCGGGTTCCAAGTCTCTGTCAAATCGGATACTCCTTCTTGCTGCTCTCTCTgag GGTACGACTGTTGTTGACAATTTGTTGAATAGTGATGATGTTCATTACATGCTTGGCGCGCTAAGAACACTTGGCCTACATGTGGAAGATAATAAGAAACTCAAACAAGCAATTGTAGAAGGATGTGGTGGCCAGTTTCCTGTGGGAAAAGAAGCAAATGTTGATGTTGAACTTTTCCTTGGAAATGCTGGAACAGCAATGCGTCCATTGACAGCTGCTGTAACTGCTGCAGGTGGAAATTCAAG CTATATACTTGATGGGGTGCCACGAATGAGGGAGAGACCAATTGGTGATTTGGTTATTGGTCTTCAGCAGCTTGGTGCAGATGTTTCTTGTTCTCCTACAAACTGCCCCCCTGTTCGCATAAATGCAAATGGGGGCCTTCCAGGGGGAAAG GTTAAACTCTCTGGATCTATAAGTAGTCAATACTTGACTGCTTTGCTCATGGCAGCTCCTTTAGCTCTTGGAGATGTGGAAATTGAGATCGTTGACAAATTGATTTCTGTTCCATATGTTGAGATGACTCTGAAGTTGATGGAGCGCTATGGAGTCTTTGTAGAACACAGTGATAACTGGGATCGTTTCTTTGTTCGAGGAGGTCAAAAGTACAA GTCTCCtaaaaattcttttgttgagGGCGATGCTTCAAGTGCCAGTTACTTCCTAGCTGGTGCAGCAATCACTGGTGGGACCATCACTGTCGAAGGTTGTGGGATGGATAGTTTGCAG GGAGATGTAAAGTTTGCAGAGGTTCTTGAGAAAATGGGAGCCAAAGTTACTTGGACAAAGAACAGTGTTACTGTCACTGGACCGCCACGAGATTCTTCTGGTCAGAAACACTTGCGTGCTGTCGATGTAAACATGAACAAAATGCCAGATGTTGCTATGACTCTGGCTGTTGTTGCGCTTTTCGCTGATGGTCCTACTGCCATAAGAGATG TGGCAAGTTGGAGAGTGAAAGAAACAGAACGGATGATTGCTATTTGCACAGAACTAAGGAAG TTGGGAGCAACAGTTGAAGAAGGACCAGATTACTGTGTGATCACTCCACCTGAGAAACTAAATGTGACAGAGATTGACACTTATGATGATCACAGGATGGCAATGGCATTCTCTCTTGCTGCTTGTGGAGAAGTCCAAGTCACCATCAAGGACCCTGGTTGCACTCGAAAAACTTTCCCAGACTACTTTGAGGTTCTTGAGAGGTACACAAAGCATTGA
- the LOC7453966 gene encoding UDP-glucuronate 4-epimerase 3: MSHLDHTPSTPGKFKIDKSPYYSRTRWHSSVAKLTLWSSLFVALIFLFFYRSPSSSSNNPPSSDPSRRYLASANWGGAAWEKRVRTSARIRSRNGFSVLVTGAAGFVGTHVSSALKRRGDGVLGIDNFNDYYDPTLKRARQALLERSGVFIVEGDINDVALLKKLFDIVPFTHVMHLAAQAGVRYAMQNPGSYVHSNIAGFVSLLEVCKDANPQPAIVWASSSSVYGLNTKVPFSEKDRTDQPASLYAATKKAGEEIAHTYNHIYGLSLTGLRFFTVFGPWGRPDMAYFFFTKDILKGKSIPIFEAANHGTVARDFTYIDDIVKGCLGSLDTAEKSTGSGGKKKGPAQLRVFNLGNTSPVPVTDLVSILERLLKVKAKRNVMKLPRNGDVPYTHANISYAQKEFGYKPTTDLQTGLKKFVRWYLSYYGDKKAVAR, translated from the coding sequence atgtcTCATCTTGATCACACCCCGTCAACACCAGGCAAATTCAAGATTGACAAATCACCATATTATTCAAGAACAAGGTGGCATTCCTCTGTAGCCAAACTTACTCTCTGGTCTTCTCTCTTTGTTGCCTtaatctttctcttcttttatcgctccccatcttcttcatcaaacAACCCTCCATCCTCCGATCCATCACGCCGCTATCTTGCTTCCGCTAATTGGGGCGGAGCTGCTTGGGAAAAGCGGGTCCGGACATCTGCCCGAATCCGGTCTCGAAATGGGTTCTCTGTTTTAGTCACAGGAGCAGCTGGTTTTGTTGGAACCCATGTTTCTTCTGCCCTTAAACGCCGCGGAGATGGTGTTCTGGGGATTGATAATTTCAATGATTACTACGATCCAACTTTGAAGAGAGCAAGACAAGCACTTCTTGAAAGGAGTGGTGTTTTTATTGTGGAAGGAGATATAAATGATGTTGCTTTGTTGAAGAAATTGTTTGACATTGTGCCTTTTACTCATGTTATGCATTTGGCAGCTCAAGCTGGTGTTAGGTATGCAATGCAAAATCCTGGCTCTTATGTGCATAGTAATATTGCTGGTTTTGTTAGTTTGTTAGAAGTTTGTAAAGATGCAAATCCACAACCAGCTATTGTTTGGGCATCATCTAGTTCTGTTTATGGGCTTAATACTAAAGTGCCTTTCTCTGAGAAAGATAGGACTGATCAACCTGCTAGTTTATACGCTGCTACTAAGAAAGCTGGTGAGGAAATTGCACACACTTACAATCATATTTACGGACTTTCCCTTACTGGATTGCGATTTTTTACGGTCTTTGGACCCTGGGGGAGGCCGGATATGgcatatttcttttttaccaAGGATATTTTGAAGGGGAAGAGTATTCCGATTTTTGAGGCTGCGAATCATGGGACAGTTGCTAGGGATTTTACCTACATTGATGATATTGTGAAGGGTTGTTTGGGTTCGTTGGATACAGCAGAGAAGAGTACCGGGAGTGGAGGGAAGAAGAAAGGGCCGGCACAATTGAGGGTTTTCAATTTGGGGAATACATCTCCTGTGCCAGTTACCGATCTTGTTAGTATTTTGGAAAGGCTTTTGAAGGTTAAGGCTAAAAGGAATGTTATGAAGTTGCCACGCAACGGGGATGTTCCATATACACACGCAAATATTAGTTATGCTCAGAAGGAATTTGGATATAAGCCTACCACGGATCTGCAGACAGGGTTGAAGAAATTTGTGCGGTGGTACCTCAGTTACTATGGAGACAAGAAGGCTGTTGCAAGAtga